One part of the Futiania mangrovi genome encodes these proteins:
- the recJ gene encoding single-stranded-DNA-specific exonuclease RecJ, producing the protein MSMTDTISGAAPGADISALGVARSLTGRRWVHRADCDRTALAIAQTAGVPEVIGRVLAGRGVSPASAERYLAPSLREDLPDPSLIADMDAGAVRLADAVEAGEKVGIFGDYDVDGATSSALLVRLLRLLGTPVAVHIPDRLAEGYGPNLPALLALKEKGASLVVTVDCGAAAHEVLGAARDAGLDIVVSDHHQTGDAPLPVLAHINPNRPDCGSGLGQLAAVGVTFLLAVALVRELRGRGWFDRSGRPVPDLVQLLDLVALGTVADVVPLTGPNRALVVRGLQIMARRGNAGLAALADVAKLRQRPDCYHLGFLLGPRVNAGGRVGRPDAGSRLLALDDPQEAAAIACDLDAWNRERKEIEAAVLDAALARAEISGADAVPVVTVAGEGWHPGVIGIVASRLKERYGRPAIVIGMENGMGKGSGRSIAGVDLGRAVRAAADEGLLVAGGGHAMAAGLTVAEHALDAFSAFLADRLAADVEAARADAALHIDGAVALGGATADLVDLLEKAGPYGAGNPQPRLAFTGVRIAHLSVMGEAHLRLSLADSSGTRVKGVAFRAVGEALGKALEEARGTHLHIAGKLRRDDWKGADAVEIQIDDVALAEA; encoded by the coding sequence ATGTCCATGACCGACACGATCTCCGGCGCTGCGCCAGGGGCGGATATCTCTGCCCTCGGCGTGGCCCGTTCGCTCACGGGGCGGCGCTGGGTGCACCGCGCCGATTGCGACCGTACGGCTCTCGCCATCGCCCAGACAGCCGGAGTGCCGGAGGTGATCGGCCGCGTCCTCGCAGGCCGTGGCGTCAGTCCGGCGTCCGCCGAGCGCTATCTCGCGCCGTCGCTGCGCGAGGACCTGCCCGACCCCTCGCTGATCGCCGACATGGATGCGGGCGCGGTCCGCCTCGCCGATGCGGTGGAGGCAGGGGAGAAGGTCGGCATCTTCGGCGACTATGACGTCGACGGTGCGACGTCCTCGGCCCTTCTGGTGCGCCTTCTGCGGCTGCTGGGCACGCCGGTGGCCGTCCACATTCCCGACCGGCTGGCGGAGGGGTACGGCCCCAACCTCCCGGCGCTGCTGGCGCTGAAGGAGAAGGGCGCCTCGCTCGTCGTGACCGTCGATTGCGGGGCCGCCGCGCACGAGGTTCTGGGGGCCGCGCGCGACGCTGGCCTCGACATCGTCGTCTCCGACCATCACCAGACAGGCGACGCACCGCTGCCCGTTCTCGCCCACATCAATCCGAACCGGCCCGATTGCGGCTCCGGTCTCGGCCAGCTTGCGGCGGTTGGCGTGACCTTCCTGCTGGCTGTCGCGCTGGTGCGGGAGTTGCGCGGCCGCGGCTGGTTCGACCGCTCGGGCCGGCCCGTGCCCGACCTCGTCCAGCTTCTCGACCTCGTGGCGCTCGGCACCGTTGCGGACGTGGTGCCGCTCACCGGCCCCAATCGTGCGCTCGTCGTGCGCGGGCTGCAGATCATGGCGCGGCGCGGCAATGCGGGGCTTGCCGCGCTTGCCGACGTGGCGAAACTCCGTCAGCGGCCCGACTGCTACCATCTGGGTTTCCTGCTGGGCCCCCGCGTCAATGCGGGCGGGCGCGTGGGCCGGCCGGATGCGGGCAGCCGCCTGCTCGCCCTCGACGACCCGCAGGAGGCCGCTGCAATCGCGTGCGACCTCGACGCCTGGAACCGGGAGCGCAAGGAGATCGAGGCCGCGGTCCTCGACGCCGCGCTTGCCCGCGCCGAGATATCGGGCGCCGACGCTGTGCCCGTCGTCACCGTGGCGGGCGAGGGATGGCATCCGGGCGTCATCGGCATCGTGGCGAGCCGGCTGAAGGAACGCTACGGCCGGCCGGCCATCGTCATCGGCATGGAGAACGGCATGGGCAAGGGCTCGGGCCGGTCCATCGCCGGTGTCGACCTGGGGCGCGCGGTGCGCGCGGCGGCGGACGAGGGGTTGCTGGTTGCAGGCGGCGGGCACGCGATGGCGGCGGGCCTGACCGTTGCCGAGCATGCGCTCGACGCCTTCTCAGCCTTTCTCGCGGACCGGCTTGCAGCGGACGTGGAGGCCGCGCGGGCCGATGCCGCGCTCCACATCGACGGGGCGGTTGCGCTGGGCGGTGCAACGGCGGATCTCGTGGACCTGCTGGAGAAGGCGGGCCCCTACGGTGCGGGCAATCCGCAGCCGCGCCTCGCCTTTACCGGTGTGCGGATTGCGCACCTGTCGGTGATGGGAGAGGCGCACCTGCGCCTTTCGCTTGCCGATTCGTCGGGCACGCGGGTGAAGGGCGTGGCCTTCCGCGCGGTCGGCGAAGCGCTCGGCAAGGCGCTGGAGGAGGCGCGCGGCACCCATCTCCACATCGCGGGAAAGCTGCGCCGCGACGACTGGAAGGGCGCTGATGCGGTGGAGATCCAGATCGACGACGTGGCCCTGGCAGAGGCATGA
- the glpX gene encoding class II fructose-bisphosphatase: MGGVLDRVLTLELVRVTEAAAVACYGLIGRGDEKAADQAAVDAMRRALNTLPIKGRIVIGEGERDEAPMLFIGEEVGTGDGPDVDIALDPLEGTTLTAKAMPNALTTIAMAEGGSLLHAPDVYMDKIAVGPGLPAGVVDLDADPAENIKELATAKKCHPSEITACILDRPRHADIIDRVRSTGASIRLITDGDVAGVIHTTDAATGIDIYLGTGGAPEGVLAAAALRCIGGQMQGRLVFRNEEEKARAHRIGVTDLNKKYAMEEMASGDVMFAATGVTSGSMLSGVKREGHIVTTHSIVMRSSTQTVRWITARHQKPGKFS; encoded by the coding sequence ATGGGCGGTGTGCTCGATCGCGTCCTGACGCTGGAGCTGGTGCGGGTGACGGAGGCGGCCGCGGTGGCCTGCTACGGCCTCATCGGCCGCGGTGACGAGAAGGCGGCCGACCAGGCGGCGGTGGACGCCATGCGCCGCGCGCTCAATACGCTCCCGATCAAGGGGCGTATCGTGATCGGCGAGGGGGAGCGGGACGAGGCCCCCATGCTCTTCATCGGCGAGGAGGTGGGCACCGGCGACGGCCCGGACGTCGACATCGCGCTCGACCCGCTGGAGGGCACGACGCTGACAGCGAAGGCCATGCCGAACGCACTGACCACGATCGCGATGGCGGAGGGCGGCTCCCTGCTGCACGCGCCCGACGTCTACATGGACAAGATCGCGGTCGGACCGGGCCTGCCGGCTGGCGTGGTCGACCTCGACGCCGATCCGGCGGAGAACATCAAGGAACTCGCGACCGCCAAGAAGTGCCATCCGAGCGAGATCACGGCCTGCATCCTCGACCGGCCGCGCCATGCCGACATCATCGACCGCGTGCGCAGCACGGGCGCCTCGATCCGCCTCATCACCGACGGGGACGTGGCGGGCGTGATCCACACGACGGACGCGGCGACCGGCATCGACATCTATCTCGGCACCGGCGGCGCGCCCGAGGGCGTGCTGGCGGCCGCCGCGCTGCGCTGCATCGGCGGACAGATGCAGGGCCGTCTCGTCTTCCGCAACGAGGAGGAGAAGGCGCGCGCCCACCGCATCGGCGTGACCGACCTCAACAAGAAGTACGCGATGGAAGAGATGGCGTCCGGCGACGTGATGTTCGCCGCGACCGGCGTGACGAGCGGTTCGATGCTCTCCGGCGTGAAGCGGGAAGGGCACATCGTCACCACGCACTCCATCGTCATGCGCTCTTCCACGCAGACCGTGCGCTGGATCACCGCGCGCCATCAGAAGCCCGGCAAGTTCAGCTGA
- the cobA gene encoding uroporphyrinogen-III C-methyltransferase, with amino-acid sequence MHYRLDAMPAGDDALGRARAHAATARCVQPGFVWLVGAGPGAADLLTLRAARVLAQADVIVHDSLVPAEVLAVGRPDAARILAGKRKGGPSLKQADIDALIVAHARSGARVARLKGGDPMVYGRAGEEIAALEAAGIGYEIVPGVTSALAAAAEAALPLTLRGVASSLVFVTGHGAEGADAAPWPALVGQGATIAVYMGKTVAAEAAGRLLAAGLAPDTPVAAIENVSRRDMRLLGGSVADLPALAGRRDLAGPVLILIGDALSGRLGRAEPLVPVPAAAAA; translated from the coding sequence ATGCACTATCGACTCGACGCGATGCCGGCGGGCGACGATGCCCTTGGGCGCGCACGGGCGCATGCCGCGACGGCACGGTGCGTGCAGCCCGGTTTCGTCTGGCTCGTGGGTGCAGGGCCGGGGGCTGCGGACCTTCTGACCTTGCGCGCGGCACGGGTTCTTGCGCAGGCGGACGTCATCGTTCACGACAGTCTCGTTCCGGCTGAGGTGCTGGCCGTGGGGCGGCCCGATGCGGCGCGCATACTCGCCGGCAAGCGCAAGGGCGGTCCATCCCTGAAACAGGCGGATATCGATGCCCTGATCGTCGCCCATGCCCGCAGCGGCGCGCGCGTCGCGCGGCTGAAGGGCGGCGACCCGATGGTCTATGGCCGCGCGGGCGAGGAGATCGCTGCGCTCGAAGCCGCCGGCATCGGTTACGAGATTGTGCCGGGCGTGACCTCCGCGCTCGCGGCCGCCGCCGAGGCAGCGCTGCCGCTGACCCTGCGCGGCGTTGCGTCGAGCCTGGTGTTCGTCACCGGCCACGGGGCGGAGGGGGCGGATGCGGCGCCCTGGCCGGCGCTTGTGGGGCAGGGGGCGACAATTGCCGTCTACATGGGCAAGACGGTCGCGGCGGAGGCCGCGGGCAGGCTGCTCGCCGCGGGCCTCGCGCCGGATACGCCCGTCGCCGCGATCGAGAATGTGAGCCGGCGGGACATGCGCCTGCTCGGCGGGAGCGTCGCGGACCTGCCGGCGCTTGCGGGGCGGCGCGATCTCGCTGGCCCCGTGTTGATCCTGATCGGGGACGCGCTTTCTGGCCGGCTGGGCCGGGCCGAGCCGCTTGTGCCCGTGCCTGCCGCAGCCGCGGCCTGA